From a single Nicotiana tabacum cultivar K326 chromosome 8, ASM71507v2, whole genome shotgun sequence genomic region:
- the LOC107802860 gene encoding zinc finger protein ZAT9-like has protein sequence MSMEKHKCKLCSRKFSSGKAMGGHMRSHLRTLPLPPKTPPQKQDSAGRSESTLSLHSLKEEEEEEIREAKYLGYGLRENPKKSCKIVDPEFLDGAGSVVVHDNESETESTKKPTRRRSKRTRRIFISEEATEVKKEKSAEFEPEPEPVSSFSDTSPEEDIAICLMMLSKDVWRSSYESDESKFRELKQGKYQCEICNKVLKSSQALGSHKTIHKKNDSYIEDKNEGIKSKENSRQLRMKNVDQKVHECPFCGKIYGSGQALGGHKRSHLLSSSTTASSSSKIGDSLMDSSSAKFPNGFIDLNMPAPIEDEDFSQPEVSGVS, from the coding sequence ATGAGTATGGAGAAGCATAAATGCAAGCTCTGTTCAAGGAAATTCTCAAGTGGTAAAGCTATGGGTGGTCACATGAGGTCTCATTTAAGGACTCTTCCACTTCCACCAAAAACTCCGCCGCAGAAACAAGATTCCGCCGGCCGTAGCGAGTCAACTCTCTCACTCCATTccttaaaagaagaagaagaagaagaaattagggAAGCGAAGTATTTGGGTTATGGGCTAAGAGAGAATCCGAAGAAGAGTTGTAAGATTGTAGATCCTGAGTTTTTGGATGGTGCTGGGTCAGTTGTAGTACATGATAACGAAAGCGAAACTGAGTCAACTAAGAAGCCAACTAGGAGGAGATCCAAGAGAACTCGAAGAATCTTCATATCAGAAGAAGCAACGGAAGTAAAAAAGGAGAAATCAGCTGAATTTGAACCTGAACCAGAACCAGTGAGTTCATTTTCCGATACTTCCCCTGAAGAAGACATTGCTATTTGTCTAATGATGCTATCTAAAGATGTATGGAGAAGTTCATACGAATCGGACGAGTCGAAATTTAGAGAATTAAAACAAGGAAAGTACCAATGTGAGATTTGTAACAAAGTGTTAAAATCATCTCAAGCTTTGGGTAGTCATAAAACAATTCACAAGAAGAACGACTCTTACATTGAAGACAAAAACGAGGGGATCAAGTCAAAAGAAAATTCGAGACAACTGAGAATGAAGAATGTGGATCAGAAAGTGCATGAATGTCCATTTTGTGGAAAAATATATGGGTCGGGTCAAGCACTGGGTGGACATAAAAGATCACATCTTTTGAGTTCATCAACcactgcttcttcttcatcaaaaATTGGCGATAGTTTAATGGATTCAAGTTCTGCTAAATTCCCAAATGGGTTTATAGATCTTAACATGCCGGCTCCAATAGAAGACGAAGATTTTAGCCAACCAGAGGTCTCTGGAGTTTCGTAA